In the genome of Streptomyces sp. 846.5, the window CTTCATGCGCTGCAGCAGGCTGCACCACAGCTTCGCCATCGCCCGGGGCCCGCATGTGTCGCTGCACCATGTCTCGTTCGAGATGCGCGGCGTCGAGGAGTACATGCGCGGAACCGGCCGCGCGCTGCGCGCCGGCACCCGGCTGACCTGGGGCCCCGGCCGCCACCTGGCCGGGGACAACACCTTCTCCTACTTCCACGACCCGCACGGCAACACCGTCGAGTACACCACCGAGCTGACCGTCCTGGACGAGGACCTGTGGCACCCGGGCCGGCACGACGTGGACGACCCGATCGTGCAGGACCAGTGGGGCACCGCCGACCCGATGAGCGAGTCGGTGGCCAAGGAGCAGTTCAACGACCCCGACGTGCTCTTCTCCGCGCCGCCCGTCTGACCCACCGTCAATCCGATTGCCCCTGCCCCTCCTGAAAGGCCACCACCATGGCACAGACCGTTATCAAGCACGCCGTCTCCAAGGAGAGCGTCGCCGCCGACCTGGATGCGGTGCGCGCGACCGTCACCGGCGTGATCGCCGACATCCGCGAGCGCGGTGACGCGGCGGTCCGTGCGTACTCCGAGAAGTTCGACAACTGGTCCCCGGAGTCGTTCCGGCTCTCCGACGAACAGGTCGCCGACATCATCGCCACCGTCCCGGACCAGGTCATCGAGGACATCCGCTTCGTCCAGGACCAGGTGCGCGGCTTCGCGCAGCACCAGCTCGCCTCCATGGGCGAGTTCGAGGTGGAGACGCTGCCGGGCGTGCGGCTCGGCCAGAAGCACATCCCGGTGCAGGCCGCAGGCGCGTACATCCCCGGCGGCCGCTATCCGCTGACCGCCTCGGCGCACATGACCATCGTCACCGCCAAGGTCGCCGGGGTCCCGCGGGTGGTGGCCTGCACCCCGCCGATCCGCGGCGAGATCCCCGCCGCGACCGTGGCGGCTGCGCACCTGGCCGGCGCGGACGAGATCTGGCTGCTGGGCGGGGTGCAGGCGGTGGCCGCGATGGCCGTCGGCACCGACACCATGCAGCCGGTCAACCTGATCGCCGGGCCCGGCAACGCCTATGTCGCGGAGGCGAAGCGGCAGCTGTTCGGACAGATCGGTATCGACCTGTTCGCCGGGCCGACGGAGATCCTGGTCCTTGCGGACGACGAGGCCGACCCGTTCACCTGCGCGGTGGACCTGCTCTCCCAGGCCGAGCACGGCCCGGACTCCCCCGCCGTCCTGATCACCACCTCCCGGGAGATCGCGGAGGCGACCGTCGCCGAGGTGGAGCGGCTGCTCCCGAACCTTCCGACCAAGGACTTCGCCGCCCCGGCCTGGCGCGACCACGGCCAGGTCATCGTGGTCGACACGATGGACGAGCTCTACGAGCTGGCGGACGCCTTCGCCTATGAGCATGTGGAGGTGCTGACCGCGAACCCGCGCGAGGCGCTGGAGCGGATGACCCAGTACGGCGCGCTGTTCCTGGGCGAGGGCACCTGCGTGTCCTTCGGCGACAAGGTGATCGGCACCAACCATGTGCTCCCGACCAGGGGCGCGGCGCGGTACACCGGCGGGTTGTGGGTGGGCAAGTACCTGAAGACGGTCACCTACCAGGAGGTCACCAACCCCTCCTCGCAGGCCCTGCTGGGACGGCTGTGCGGGCGCGCGGCGCGGGTGGAGCTCTTCGAGGGCCACGCCCGCTCCGGCGACCTCCGCGCGGCCCAGGCTGCCGGCGACGCCCTCCCCTGGGCCGAGCTGTACTCCAACTTCCCGGGGAGCGACCCCCCGTACCCCCACGAAGCCCCGGGGCGGCAGGCTCCGGCCGGACAGACCTCGCCCGGCGAGGCCAAGTGACCACCGCCTCGCCTCTGGCGGGCCGCACCGCGCTGGTCACCGGCGCGGGCGGCCCGCTCGGCCGTGCCTTCTCGCTGGCGCTGGCCGCGGCGGGGGTGCGGGTCCTCCTGGTCGGCCGCAATCCGGTGACGCTGGCGGAGACCCTGGCCGAGGTCGAGAAGGAGGCAGACGGGGGCGGGGGCGCGGGGCGCATTGCGCTCGCCGATGTCGCCGACCCCGCCTCCGTCGCAGCCCTTGCCGAGACTTTCGGTGGCGACGAGAACGTCTCCATCCTGGTCAACAACGCGGGCATCGCCGGACCGGTGAAACCCCTCGTCGACGTCGAACCCGACGAGTGGGACGAGGTCTTCGCCGCGAACGTCCGAGGCGTCTATCTCCTCTGCCGGGCGTTCCTACCGCCCATGCTGGCGGCGGGACGCGGCGACATCGTCAACGTCGCCTCCGTCAGCGGCAAGCGCCCGCTGCTGAACCGCACCCCGTACACCGCCTCGAAGATGGCCCTGCTCGGCCTCACCCGCACGCTGGCCGGCGAGGTCGGCCCCAGCGGCGTGGCCGTCAACTCGCTCTCCCCCGGCCCGATCCACGGCCCCCGGATGGCCCGCAACTTCCGCCTGGAAGCCGAACTCACCGGCACCACCCCGGAGGCCGCCGAACACGCCTTCGCCTCCCGCGCCGCCCTCGGCCGCCTCGTCGAGAACCACGAGGTCGCCACCGCACTCGTCGCCATGCTCGCCATGCCCGGCCTCTGCGGCGCCGACATCGACCTCTCCGCGGGCATGATCGCCCCGGCGTGAGGGGGCGTGCGGCCGTCAGGTAAGCCCTGCCCCTCGTGATGTAGCCCAATGAGACACGGCGGGCTACACTGCGAGCATGAAGACCATCACTCAGCGTGAGTTCCGCAACAACTCCGCCGCTGTCATGGACGCGGTCGAAGCGGGTGAGATCTACCACATCACCCGGAACGGCACGGAGGTCGCCGAGCTGCGCCCGATACACCGCAGGCGACGGCTGAGTGCGGAAGAGCTGGTGGCGCGGCACCGCAAGCTGCCACGTGTGGACTCCGCACGCATGCGTCAGGAAGCGGAGGAGTTCTTCGGCACCGAGGACCGTGTCGGCGACGACGACCCCTGGGAGCGCGGCCGTGGCTGACCGTCACCCCTCCGGCGTCCTGGACACCTGCGCCTATATCGACCTCGACCTGCTCGATCCAGCAGTGCTGCCGGCTGTCCCGGAACTCACGGCGGTCACGCTGGCCGAGCTGCACCAGGGCGTGACCATGGCCAAGGATCCAGTGACTCGGGCGACGCGCATGGAGAAGCTCGGGGCAGCCGTCGCCGACTTCGATCCACTGCCGTTCGACGGCGACGCTGCGGCCCGCTACGGCACACTGGTATCGCTCACCATCGCTGCGTGTCGTGACCCCCGACCCCGCAGGATGGATCTCATGATCGCTGCCGTCGCCTCGGTGCAGGGGCTGCCCCTGTTCACTCGCAATGCCGAGGACTTCAAGGGGTTGGACAGCGTGGTTACCGTCATCGCCATCTGACACGGACGGGACCCGGCAGCTGATCGCAGGCCGGGCCCCGTCGTGCGCGCCCCCTGGGGCTTTCGCTACTGCGCCGCGATGACGATCGCGCCGCTGTAGCTGCTGCCGGCGGTGATGGCCGTGGTGACGCCGTCCACCGTCATGGTGACCTTGCGGCCGCGCGGGCCCGTTACGGTGGCGTCTGCGGCCAGGGTGAGCCTGGTGAGGTAGGACGTGCCGGTGACGGTCCAGCGGGAGCCGGTGGCGAGGGTGACGATGACGCCGTTGTTGACCCCTGCGGCGGTGGTGTTGGTGACCTCGCCGAGCTGCAGGTACTGGTCCGCGCCGATGGTGTCGATGTGGTGCTTGGTGGTGGTCGCCGAGATGGTGCCCTCGACCTGGCTGCGGGTGAAGGTGAGCACCAGGTTGAGGCCGCCCCGCATGCCGTTGTAGAAGTCGCCCTTGAGCCGGATGTCGGTGAAGGAGGCGACCGCGTCCGTGCTGTGGGCGGTGGTGGGGTCGAAGGAGGCGTCCTTGGTGGCGGCTGTCGTGGGCTCGTAGTAGACGCCGGTGTTGAGCAGCACGCCGTTGACCATCTGCGGGCCCGGGTCGTCGTTCTCCATGACCTGGACGATGATGCCGTTGCCCGGGTTGAGCCGTGCGCCGCCCGAGCCGTCCACGGTGATGGAGACCTGCTGGCCCTTGTCCAGGAAGGTCGAGGCGCGCGAGTTGAGCACCGTGCCGCCGCTGATGTCGACGTTGCCGGCGCCGTGCCACATCACGCCGAAGCGCTTGGAGTTGATGACGGTGTTCCGCACCGGGATCGTCGCGAGCTCGCGGGCGCTGAGGCCCAGCTCCAGGCTGGTGTTGAGGGCGGCGACGGCCGCGCGGGTGCTGTCGGCGTAGTAGACCGTGCCGCCGCGGTTGATGGTGGCGTACGTGGCCACGTCGAACTGGCAGCCGAGGAAGTTCTCGGTGGCGTTGCCGATCGCGTAGGAACCGTAGCCGCCGGCGTCGCCGGTGTTGCCGACGCGGCAGTTGATGGCGGTCAGGGTGCCGTTCTGGCCGTTGTCGGTGGAGAGGGCGCCCCAGTTCTCGGACTGCACGGTGGAGTTGATGTACGTGGCGCGGGTGGAGGTGCCCAGCAGGTTGGTGGCGCGGACGTTGCCGCCGATGCTGAGCATCCACGGCGCCGACTCCATCACCGAGGTGTCCACGGTGGACCGGTAGTCGGACGGCAGGACGCCGTCCTTGACCTGGATCGTCGAGTTCTTGACGATGACGTTGCTGCCGCCGTCGGCGATGACCGCGGTGCGCACCGCGCCGTGGTTGGCGATGGTGGCGTCCTCGACCACCAGGGTGGTCGAGGTGCCGGTGGCGACCAGCGCCGCGCCGTAGCCGACGAAGTCGCAGCGGCCGTTGCCGTCGAAGGCGATGCTGGGGCTGCGCAGGGTGTAGGAGCCGCCCGCGACGTAGACGCCGTTGAAGGCCTCACCGGTGGAGGCCAGCCGGATGTTCCGGGCGTAGGCGTCGGTGACCTGGCCGCCGACCACGCCGGCCAGCACGGACTTGGTACGGGAGACGCCGTCGGCGTCCACGTACAGGGCCTGGCGGAACGGGAAGGTGAGGCTGCCGAAGGCGACCGGGTTGGCCAGGGCCATGGTGAGGACGACGTCGCCGCGGTAGACGCCGGGTTGGATCTTGGTGATGGTTCCGCCGGTCGCGGTGAGCAGCTGCCCGGTCTCCACGCCGTCGACGGTCAGCGACAGGTTGTAGCCGTCCGGGGCGGCCAGCGAACCGCCGGAGGCGATGGTGAGGCGGATGAGCCTGGTGGTGGTGGTGGAGACGGTGAGGGACTCGCCGGCCCCGACGGTCAGCTCGCGGCCGCTGGTGCCGGTCACCGCGCTCGGGGCGGCGACGGCGGTGACCGGGTTGAGCAGCAGCGCACCTGCTGCCGCCGATCCGGCGACGATGATCGATCGTCGCGATACCCGGCTGGTGCGGGTGGAGAGGGTCATGAACAACTCCTTTGTCGTCCGTACCGGCGCAGCACGAAATGACCGGCCGGCGCCGTCTGGTATGACGGCAGGTCAGTTGTCCAGGCGAAGTACCTGGAAGTATGGGTGACGAGGTGTCAGATACGGTCGCGCAGGCGGCGCTCGCGCCCGTAGAGGCCGACCACGGCGAGGATCAGCCCGCCGGTGACCATCTGCTGCTCGGCGGAGGGCAGTTGGGCGGCGCTGAGCAGCAGCGCGACCACGGACAACACCAGCGCGCCGAGCACGGTGCGCCAGTAGTCGCCGCGTCCGCCGAACATGGTGCCGCCGACGATCACCGCGGCCAGGGACTGGAACAGGTAGGGGTCGCCGACGGTGACGTTGCCCGATCCCGAGTACCCGGCCAGCAGGATGCCGACGCAGGTGGCCAGCACCGCACTGGCGACATAGGCGCAGACCCAGGTCCTGCTGACCCGGACCAGGGCCAGCTTGGCAGCCTGCTGGTTCACCCCGGTGAGGTAGAGGTTGCGTCCGGCCCTGGTCCGGGTCAGTACCAGGCCGATGACCAGGGCGACCAGCGCCCAGATCAGCACCACCGGAGGGATCGCGAGCCCGAAGGTGCTGCCGTTGGCGGCGGTGAGGTCGCCGAGCCAGGCGGGGGTGACCCCGGTGGCGGCGCCGTTGATCCACTTGAGCAGCAGCCCGGAGACCAGGGCGCTCACGCCCAGCGTCACAATCAGCGGCTCGACCTTGAACCGGTGCGAGAGCAGCCCGTTGACCAGCCCGCCGGCCGCGCCCACGGCCAGGGCGACCGCCGCCGCGGCCGGCACCGACCAGTGGTAGGTGCCGCACAGCTCGGCGATGATCACGTCCCCGGCCGAGATGAAGGCGGCGATGGAGAAGTCGATGCCGCCGACCAGCACCACGATGGTCTGTCCGGCTCCGGCCAGACCGAGCAGCGAGGCGTTGATCAGGATCGCGTACAGCACCCGGTGCGAGCCAAAGCCGTCGACGGTGGCGAGCCCGTACGCGTACAGCGCGACCAGGGCGGCGATCTGCAGCAGCGGGAAGCGGCGCTGCCAGTCCGAGAGCTGTGCGAGCAGCGGGGCCCCGCTCTCGGCGGCTTCCGGGACGGCGGTGTCGGTCAGCGCGGTGTCGCTCATGCGGCCCTCCGGCGGGTGTTGGTCAGCACCGCTCCGACGACCACGGCGAAGAGCAGCAGCGCCCCGTAGATCGCGGTGGACCACAGGGTGGACACATTGACTTCATTGAGCAGGTTGTTGATCAGGTAGATGCTCCCGGCGCCCAGCAGCGATCCGACCAGGGAGCCGCGTCCGCCGCTCAGCGCCGTGCCGCCGAGCGCCACCGAGGCGATGGCGAGCAGGGTGTACTGGGTGGCCATGCTGGCGGCGCCCTCGCTGATCAGGGACATCAGCGCCAGCCCGGCGACCGCCGCGTAGAGGCCGCCGAGGGCGTAGGCGGCGATCCGTACCACCGGGACGTTCATCCCGGCGGAGTAGGCCGTCGCGTCGTCGCCGCCCACCGCGTACAGGGCCTTGATGAAGGGCGTGCGGGCGAGCAGCGCCCAGATCAGCAGGGGCGCGCCGATGGTCAGCAACGCACCGGGTATGGGACCGAAGGAGCCCGCCAGGTCCTTGGTCCACCAGGTGCTGCCGGTGGGGACCGAGCCGCCCTGGACCTGGGTGGCCAGGCCGCCGATGACGATGTTGGCGCAGAGGGTGGCCACCACCGGCTGGAAGCGCAGTACCGCCACCATGAAGCCGTTGAGCGCGCCGATGGCGGCGCCGATCGCCAGGCAGATCGGCACCACGACGAACGGCGAGGTCAGCCCGTTGGGCAGCAGGTCGGCGACGATGACGATGTTGACCAGGGTCAGCGCCGGGCCGATGGAGATGTCGATCCCGCCGCCCCCGGAGAGGATCGCCGGGGTGCTGGCCATCGCCGCGCAGGCCAGCGGGGCGAAGGAGGCCAGCACGGTGGGCCAGTTGGAGACGGCGGCGAAGGCCGGCTGCACCGCGATGTCGATCACCAGCAGGGTGACCGTGAGCAGCGCCGCGAAGGCGTAGGGACGCCGGGCGAGCAGGGCCCGGAAGGAGGCGAGGGCGGTCATGCGGCACCGTCCGGTGTGAGTGCGGAGGAGGCGGAGTCGCCGTCGGGGCCGTCGAGGGCGCCGTCGGCGGAGCCGTCGGCAACGGTCCGGCCGAAGAAGGCGGCGACCAGCGACTGCCTGGTCAGTTCGGACCGGGTCAGGGTTGCCGACAGCGCCCCCTCGCGGAAGACGAGGACCCGGTCCATCAGCTCGATGTGCTCGTCGACCTCGGTCGACAGCATGACCACCGCGACGCCACGGGCCGTCAGTTCGGCCAGCAACGCATAGATGTCGCGCTTGGCGCCGATGTCCACACCGCGGGTGGGGTCGTTGAGCAGCAGCACCTGCGGATCGCGGGCCAGCCAGCGGGCGATCACCACCTTCTGCTGGTTGCCGCCGGACAGGGTGGTGATCGGGTCGGATCCCCGGCCCATCCGGATCTTCAGCGCGCTCCGGTAGGGAGCGAACCGGGCCTGCGCCGCCCTGCGCGAGAGCAGTCCGGACCGGCGGTCCTGACGCAGCGTCGCCGCGCTGAAGTTCTCCCGCACGGACATGGTCCCGAACAGCGCTTCGGCCCTGCGGTCGCGCGGCACGTAGCCGATGCCGGCGGCCGCGGCCTGCTGCTCGGAGCGGATCGGCGTCTCCGCCCCGGCCACGGTCCTGAGCACCGAGCCCTCGCCCGGGGGTCCCTCCCAGAGGGCCCTGATGAAGGCGTCCTGTCCATGGCCCTCCAGACCGGCCAGGCCGACCACCTCCCCGGCCCGCAGTTCGAAGTCGACCGGCTCGGTCCCGGGGTGCAGTCGCACCCCACTGGCCCGCAGCAGCACCGGCGCGTTGGGGTCGAGCTGCCGTTCGGCGACGTCGGCCGTGACCGATCCGCCAAGGTGCTCCGAGCCGGTCATCAGCCGCACCAGCTCGGCCGTGGTGGCCTGGGCCGCGTCCAGGCTGACCACGGACTCGCCGGAGCGCAGCACCGACACCCGGTCGGCGATGGCGTCCACCTCGTCCATCCGGTGCGAGACGAACAGCACGGACATGCCGTCCGCCTTGCGCCGGGCGATGGCCTGGAACAGCCGGTCCCGGGTGGCGACGTCCAGGGCGCTGGTGGCCTCGTCCAGGATCAGCACCCTGGGGTCGCGGACCAGGGCACGGGCGATCCCGCAGGCCTGGCGGTCGCTGAGGGACAGCTGCTCGACCGGGGTGTCCAGATCGGGCACCTGCTCCAGCAGCTCCCCCAGCACCGCGGCCGCCAGGCTGCGCTTGTCGGCCTCGGCGACCCGGCGCCGGAAGACCCCGTCCGCGCCGAGCCAGACGTTCTCCAGCACCGAGCGCGGTCCGACCACCAGGACCTCCTGGTAGACGGCCATCACCCCGGCCTTGATCGCCGCCGCCGGACCGCCGAAGCGGACCGCCCGGCCGCCGACCGTCAGGGTGCCGGAGTCGGGGGCGTGCACGCCGGTGAGGATCTTCACCAGGGTGCTCTTCCCCGAGCCGTTCTCCCCCATCAGCGCATGCACCTCACCGGCCGGCAGCCGGAGCGAGCAGGACCGCAAGGCCCTGGTCGCCCCGAATGCCTTGGCGAGTCCGACGGCCTCCAGCACCGCCTCGCTCCCTGGCAGGCCCCCCGCCTGGCTCTGCTCGTTCAACGCACTACTCCTTGCCTGTCGACTCACTGCTGCCTTGCGGAGGCGTGCCGGATCGGCGGCTACTGGCCTACTGGCCGAAGAAGCCGTCGATGTAGGCGCTGGTCGCAAAGGGCTGGTTGACGTCGGCGGCGGTGACCGTCGAGGCGTCGCCGACCTTGAAGGTCGACTTGCTGAAGCTCGACACATTGCTGCTGGTCACCAGCGGCGGGTTGATCACGATGTCGGAGAGCTTGACGCCCTTGCCGTCCAGCATGTTCTTCGCGACCTGGGCCACCGCCTGCGCCAGTCCGTCACCCGGGTTGTACAGGCCGACGCCCTGGTACTTGCTCTGGTTGGCGGTCCAGTAGGCGACGCCGCCCGTGGTCAGGCCGTTGTCGGCGATCGTCGGGACGGTGACGCCGGACTTCTGGAAGGCCGAGATGATGCCGGTGGTCATCGGACCGCCCTCCAGCACGCCGCCGATGGTCTTGGTGGGGTTGGCGGCGAGGTACTGCTGGACGCTGGTCTGCGCCGTGGTGGGCGAGAAGTCGGTGTAGATCGAGTCGTCGAGGGTGATCCCCGAGCACAGCGCCAGCGCCGCCTTGGCGCCGTTGAAGGAGTCGGTGTCGATCGGCACGCCCTTGATGCCGTGCACCCCCAGGACGGTGCCCTTGCCGCCCATGATCTTGGCGACGGCGGCGGCCTGCGCCTCGCCGGCGGCGAAGGAGTTGGGGACCACGTTGACGGTGTTGGCGTCCACCACGTTGTTGAGCATCGAGATGGACGGGATGCCGGCCGCCGCGGCCTTGTCGACCACCGACTCGAAGCCGGAGGCCAGCGGCTGATAGACGATCAGATCGACCTTGTCGGTGATCAGCTGGTTGAACTGGGCGATCTGGCTGGTCACCTCGTTGCTGGAGACCAGGTCGATGACCTTGTAGCCGTCGGCCTTCAGGTACTGCTGCAGCGAGGTGTTGATCAGCGTCTGGTACGGGTTGCTGAGCTGCGACTCGGATATGCCGATGGTGAACCCGCTGGTCCTGCTCGGCTT includes:
- the hisD gene encoding histidinol dehydrogenase; the protein is MAQTVIKHAVSKESVAADLDAVRATVTGVIADIRERGDAAVRAYSEKFDNWSPESFRLSDEQVADIIATVPDQVIEDIRFVQDQVRGFAQHQLASMGEFEVETLPGVRLGQKHIPVQAAGAYIPGGRYPLTASAHMTIVTAKVAGVPRVVACTPPIRGEIPAATVAAAHLAGADEIWLLGGVQAVAAMAVGTDTMQPVNLIAGPGNAYVAEAKRQLFGQIGIDLFAGPTEILVLADDEADPFTCAVDLLSQAEHGPDSPAVLITTSREIAEATVAEVERLLPNLPTKDFAAPAWRDHGQVIVVDTMDELYELADAFAYEHVEVLTANPREALERMTQYGALFLGEGTCVSFGDKVIGTNHVLPTRGAARYTGGLWVGKYLKTVTYQEVTNPSSQALLGRLCGRAARVELFEGHARSGDLRAAQAAGDALPWAELYSNFPGSDPPYPHEAPGRQAPAGQTSPGEAK
- a CDS encoding SDR family NAD(P)-dependent oxidoreductase encodes the protein MTTASPLAGRTALVTGAGGPLGRAFSLALAAAGVRVLLVGRNPVTLAETLAEVEKEADGGGGAGRIALADVADPASVAALAETFGGDENVSILVNNAGIAGPVKPLVDVEPDEWDEVFAANVRGVYLLCRAFLPPMLAAGRGDIVNVASVSGKRPLLNRTPYTASKMALLGLTRTLAGEVGPSGVAVNSLSPGPIHGPRMARNFRLEAELTGTTPEAAEHAFASRAALGRLVENHEVATALVAMLAMPGLCGADIDLSAGMIAPA
- a CDS encoding type II toxin-antitoxin system prevent-host-death family antitoxin; its protein translation is MKTITQREFRNNSAAVMDAVEAGEIYHITRNGTEVAELRPIHRRRRLSAEELVARHRKLPRVDSARMRQEAEEFFGTEDRVGDDDPWERGRG
- a CDS encoding type II toxin-antitoxin system VapC family toxin, which produces MADRHPSGVLDTCAYIDLDLLDPAVLPAVPELTAVTLAELHQGVTMAKDPVTRATRMEKLGAAVADFDPLPFDGDAAARYGTLVSLTIAACRDPRPRRMDLMIAAVASVQGLPLFTRNAEDFKGLDSVVTVIAI
- a CDS encoding ABC transporter permease; its protein translation is MSDTALTDTAVPEAAESGAPLLAQLSDWQRRFPLLQIAALVALYAYGLATVDGFGSHRVLYAILINASLLGLAGAGQTIVVLVGGIDFSIAAFISAGDVIIAELCGTYHWSVPAAAAVALAVGAAGGLVNGLLSHRFKVEPLIVTLGVSALVSGLLLKWINGAATGVTPAWLGDLTAANGSTFGLAIPPVVLIWALVALVIGLVLTRTRAGRNLYLTGVNQQAAKLALVRVSRTWVCAYVASAVLATCVGILLAGYSGSGNVTVGDPYLFQSLAAVIVGGTMFGGRGDYWRTVLGALVLSVVALLLSAAQLPSAEQQMVTGGLILAVVGLYGRERRLRDRI
- a CDS encoding ABC transporter permease; protein product: MTALASFRALLARRPYAFAALLTVTLLVIDIAVQPAFAAVSNWPTVLASFAPLACAAMASTPAILSGGGGIDISIGPALTLVNIVIVADLLPNGLTSPFVVVPICLAIGAAIGALNGFMVAVLRFQPVVATLCANIVIGGLATQVQGGSVPTGSTWWTKDLAGSFGPIPGALLTIGAPLLIWALLARTPFIKALYAVGGDDATAYSAGMNVPVVRIAAYALGGLYAAVAGLALMSLISEGAASMATQYTLLAIASVALGGTALSGGRGSLVGSLLGAGSIYLINNLLNEVNVSTLWSTAIYGALLLFAVVVGAVLTNTRRRAA
- a CDS encoding sugar ABC transporter ATP-binding protein — its product is MNEQSQAGGLPGSEAVLEAVGLAKAFGATRALRSCSLRLPAGEVHALMGENGSGKSTLVKILTGVHAPDSGTLTVGGRAVRFGGPAAAIKAGVMAVYQEVLVVGPRSVLENVWLGADGVFRRRVAEADKRSLAAAVLGELLEQVPDLDTPVEQLSLSDRQACGIARALVRDPRVLILDEATSALDVATRDRLFQAIARRKADGMSVLFVSHRMDEVDAIADRVSVLRSGESVVSLDAAQATTAELVRLMTGSEHLGGSVTADVAERQLDPNAPVLLRASGVRLHPGTEPVDFELRAGEVVGLAGLEGHGQDAFIRALWEGPPGEGSVLRTVAGAETPIRSEQQAAAAGIGYVPRDRRAEALFGTMSVRENFSAATLRQDRRSGLLSRRAAQARFAPYRSALKIRMGRGSDPITTLSGGNQQKVVIARWLARDPQVLLLNDPTRGVDIGAKRDIYALLAELTARGVAVVMLSTEVDEHIELMDRVLVFREGALSATLTRSELTRQSLVAAFFGRTVADGSADGALDGPDGDSASSALTPDGAA
- a CDS encoding substrate-binding domain-containing protein produces the protein MLAFTAAGCSSSTTTTASSGSSGSSSTGSTGSSSCGTVPTESFKDAAGLVKALGAQYEAAYSGYSGTVQASKWASWKPSRTSGFTIGISESQLSNPYQTLINTSLQQYLKADGYKVIDLVSSNEVTSQIAQFNQLITDKVDLIVYQPLASGFESVVDKAAAAGIPSISMLNNVVDANTVNVVPNSFAAGEAQAAAVAKIMGGKGTVLGVHGIKGVPIDTDSFNGAKAALALCSGITLDDSIYTDFSPTTAQTSVQQYLAANPTKTIGGVLEGGPMTTGIISAFQKSGVTVPTIADNGLTTGGVAYWTANQSKYQGVGLYNPGDGLAQAVAQVAKNMLDGKGVKLSDIVINPPLVTSSNVSSFSKSTFKVGDASTVTAADVNQPFATSAYIDGFFGQ